In the Solanum pennellii chromosome 5, SPENNV200 genome, one interval contains:
- the LOC107019902 gene encoding putative potassium transporter 12 → MSSKEEIEENSITKGLLLRRNGSNGGGSSGSLRWVDGSEVNDNQEEVYDKNEEIIRENNYGSVRRRLKKPKRVDSLDVESMQIKGGNGGSQHIEDVPLLATLSLAFQTLGVVYGDMGTSPLYVFSNVFSKVHITSEVDVLGALSIVLYTIALIPLMKYVFIVLKANDNGEGGTFALYSLICRYANVNLLPNRTPADECISSFKLRLPTPELERAVCIKEILERKLFLKTILLLLVLMGTSMIIGDGILTPAISVMSAVSGLEGRIPGFNTDALVIISIIILGALFSIQRFGSSKVGFTFAPALALWFFCLGSIGIYNMLKFDVTVVRAVNPTYIYLFFKKNSTNGWSALGGCVLCIAGAEAMFADLGHFSVLSIQIAFTSVVFPCLLLAYFGQAAFLMKHPQSAGRIFYDSVPNTFFWPVFVIATIAAIIASQAMISASFSCVKQAMALGCFPRMKIIHTSKEHMGQIYIPVINWFLMIMCMLVVAAFRSTTSIANAYGIAEVGVMMVTTTLVTIVMVLIWQTNLILALCFPLIFGTMEVVYMSAVLSKILEGGWLPLVFASLFLCVMYIWNYGSVLKYQSEVKQKISLDFMDELGCSLGTVRVPGIGLLYNELVQGIPSIFTQFLLDLPAIHSVIVFVCIKHIPVPVVPQEERFLFRRLCPKDYHMFRCVARYGYKDVRKEDHHLFEQLLVDSLEKFLRNESLDLALETNKQSQPEFANNVVSPMDNSDELKVPLMRDQRLEIETSISEPPATTAAGDEDPSLEYELSALREASKSGFTYLLGHGDVRAKKNSWFIKKLTINYMYAFLRRNCRGGNATMRVPHMNIMQVGMTYMV, encoded by the exons ATGAGTAGTaaagaagaaattgaagaaaatagtATTACTAAAGGATTATTATTGAGAAGAAATGGTAGTAATGGAGGGGGAAGTAGTGGATCATTAAGATGGGTTGATGGTAGTGAAGTAAATGATAATCAAGAAgaagtttatgataaaaatgaagagattattagagaaaataattatGGATCTGTTAGAAGAAGGCTTAAAAAGCCAAAAAGAGTGGATTCTTTGGATGTTGAATCTATGCAAATTAAAGGAGGGAATGGTGGTAGCCAACATATAGAG GATGTGCCTCTTTTAGCTACTCTTTCTCTAGCATTTCAAACACTTGGTGTGGTATATGGTGATATGGGAACAAGTCCTTTATATGTTTTCTCAAATGTATTCAGTAAGGTTCACATCACTTCAGAAGTTGATGTCTTAGGTGCATTGTCGATTGTGTTATACACAATCGCGCTCATTCCTCTAATGAAGTATGTGTTTATCGTGCTTAAGGCCAACGACAATGGTGAAG GAGGAACTTTTGCGTTGTATTCGTTGATCTGTAGGTATGCAAATGTCAATCTTCTTCCTAATCGTACGCCTGCTGATGAATGTATCTCGAGTTTTAAGCTCAGATTGCCTACTCCAGAGCTAGAAAGAGCTGTGTGTATAAAGGAGATATTGGAACGTAAATTGTTCTTGAAAACGATTCTATTGCTATTGGTTCTGATGGGAACATCGATGATAATTGGAGATGGTATCTTGACACCAGCAATATCAG TTATGTCTGCTGTTAGTGGACTGGAGGGTAGGATACCGGGATTTAATACAG ATGCTCTGGTAATAATTTCAATTATCATCCTTGGTGCGTTGTTCAGCATACAGAGATTTGGGTCAAGTAAAGTTGGTTTCACTTTTGCTCCTGCTCTAGCATTGTGGTTCTTCTGTCTGGGTTCGATAGGAATTTACAATATGCTGAAGTTTGATGTAACTGTTGTAAGGGCAGTAAATCCAACTTATATCTATCTGTTCTTTAAGAAGAACTCGACCAACGGATGGTCAGCTCTTGGTGGTTGCGTATTATGCATAGCAG GAGCAGAAGCAATGTTTGCGGATTTAGGTCATTTTTCTGTGCTGTCTATACAG ATTGCCTTCACGAGCGTGGTGTTCCCCTGCCTTCTGTTAGCTTACTTTGGCCAAGCTGCTTTTCTTATGAAACACCCTCAATCAGCTGGCAGAATCTTTTATGATTCAGTCCCAA ATACTTTCTTCTGGCCAGTTTTTGTGATAGCAACTATAGCTGCAATAATTGCCAGTCAGGCTATGATATCTGCTTCATTTTCATGTGTTAAGCAAGCTATGGCTCTCGGATGCTTCCCGAGGATGAAGATTATTCACACCTCAAAAGAGCATATGGGGCAAATCTACATTCCAGTTATCAATTGGTTCCTGATGATAATGTGCATGCTTGTGGTTGCTGCATTTAGAAGCACAACAAGTATAGCCAACGCATACG GTATAGCTGAGGTCGGTGTAATGATGGTTACTACGACTTTGGTTACAATTGTTATGGTACTGATATGGCAAACAAATTTGATTTTGGCTTTGTGTTTCCCCTTAATATTTGGAACAATGGAGGTTGTGTACATGTCTGCTGTTTTATCAAAGATCTTAGAAGGTGGTTGGCTTCCACTCGTTTTCGCCTCTCTGTTCCTCTGTGTGATGTATATATGGAACTATGGAAGTGTACTGAAATATCAAAGTGAAGTTAAGCAAAAAATCTCATTGGATTTCATGGATGAACTTGGATGTAGTTTAGGTACAGTAAGAGTACCAGGGATAGGCTTACTCTATAATGAACTAGTTCAAGGCATTCCATCGATTTTTACGCAGTTTCTATTGGACCTTCCAGCTATTCACTCTGTTATAGTCTTTGTCTGCATCAAGCATATCCCAGTACCTGTTGTTCCTCAAGAAGAACGATTCTTGTTCCGAAGACTGTGTCCTAAGGACTATCATATGTTTCGTTGTGTAGCTCGATATGGCTATAAAGATGTCAGGAAAGAAGATCATCACTTATTTGAACAGCTTTTGGTTGATAGTCTTGAGAAGTTTTTAAGGAATGAATCACTTGATCTTGCTTTAGAAACCAATAAACAATCTCAACCTGAGTTTGCCAACAATGTTGTGAGTCCAATGGACAACTCTGATGAGCTTAAAGTACCATTAATGCGCGATCAAAGATTAGAGATTGAAACATCTATCTCAGAACCACCAGCAACCACAGCAGCAGGAGATGAAGATCCTAGTTTGGAATACGAGCTTTCAGCACTTCGCGAAGCTAGTAAATCAGGATTTACATACTTGCTTGGACATGGAGACGTCAGGGCGAAGAAAAACTCATGGTTCATCAAGAAACTAACTATAAATTACATGTATGCATTCCTTAGGAGGAATTGTAGAGGAGGAAATGCAACAATGAGAGTACCTCACATGAACATAATGCAAGTTGGAATGACATACATGGTTTGA
- the LOC107018491 gene encoding RRP15-like protein, which yields MAEESVSEATKYFRKRKMEHRKKGGKGKKKQKGAPFSEKRVKIDNKMKKLFEKRARDYNSDNEDDNDGEPSPVTRAKRTAYGKDKPKSYGKEKPTSYGRDKSTSYRKEEEDFDEEWADDGEEDLNEEIEISEDEDGEVQPGITKFIDGCNAFRLAFKKIQKKSASDDILGPVLSAHKKLVAEKLAEEDVERKVKGEAKKEKHLIREKGHEKPANFLDTYEKSLIAVATKGVVKLFNAVNKAQHAQKGLNPSRAKDEKVIKKRRREVFFSELGKAPSQTTVSKAGACNFLEDEGPAWAPLRDNYMLTNPKLKDWDKNPDTTVDDDVRMPADSDSSDDE from the exons ATGGCTGAAGAATCAGTCTCAGAAGCTACGAAATATTTTAGGAAAAGAAAGATGGAGCACAGGAAGAAAGGGGGTAAGGGAAAGAAGAAGCAAAAGGGTGCGCCATTTAgtgaaaaaagagtaaaaatagaCAATAAAATGAAGAAGCTTTTTGAGAAGAGAGCTAGAGACTATAACTCtgataatgaagatgataaTGATGGGGAGCCTTCCCCTGTAACTAGAGCTAAACGTACAGCATATGGTAAAGACAAGCCCAAATCATATGGTAAAGAGAAACCCACATCATATGGTAGAGACAAATCCACGTCATACCGTAAAGAGGAGGAGGATTTTGATGAGGAATGGGCAGATGATGGAGAAGAGGATCTCAATGAGGAAATTGAGATATCTGAAGATGAAGATGGAGAAGTTCAGCCTGGAATTACAAAGTTCATAGATGGTTGTAACGCATTCAGACTGGCGTTCAAAAAGATACAAAAGAAGTCTGCTTCTGATGATATACTG GGCCCTGTCTTATCAGCACACAAGAAGCTTGTTGCGGAGAAGCTTGCTGAAGAAGATGTAGAACGAAAGGTTAAAGGGGAGGCAAAAAAGGAGAAGCACTTG ATAAGAGAGAAGGGACATGAGAAACCTGCTAATTTCTTGGACACCTATGAAAAGTCTCTGATAGCAGTTGCAACAAAGGGAG TTGTCAAGTTATTCAATGCT GTTAACAAAGCACAACATGCTCAAAAAGGTTTAAATCCCTCAAGGGCAAAGGACGAGAAAG TAATAAAGAAGCGACGAAGAGAAGTATTTTTCTCTGAATTGGGCAAGGCACCATCACAAACAACTGTATCAAAG GCTGGTGCATGCAATTTTTTGGAAGATGAAGGCCCCGCGTGGGCTCCTCTACGTGATAACTACATGCTGACTAATCCCAAATTAAAGGACTGGGATAAGAATCCG GACACAACTGTTGATGACGACGTGAGGATGCCAGCTGATTCAGATTCATCTGATGATGAATAA
- the LOC107020620 gene encoding spermidine synthase, producing MADECAAFVKGTELPVKRPREEEAETEMEAANNTNNACEKEESSPYISSVLPGWFSEISPLWPGEAHSLKVEKILFQGKSDYQNVLVFQSSTYGKVLVLDGVIQLTERDECAYQEMITHLPLCSIPNPKKVLVIGGGDGGVLREVSRHSSVEQIDICEIDKMVVEVAKQFFPDVAVGYEDPRVNLRIGDGVAFLKNVPAGTYDAVIVDSSDPIGPAQELFEKPFFESIAKALRPGGVVSTQAESIWLHMHIIEEIVANCRQIFKGSVNYAWTTVPTYPSGMIGFMLCSTEGPAVDFKNPINPIDDETPAKSIEPLKFYNSEIHQASFCLPSFAKRVIETKGK from the exons ATGGCAGATGAGTGTGCTGCTTTTGTGAAGGGAACTGAATTGCCAGTGAAGAGGCCAAGAGAGGAAGAAGCAGAAACAGAGATGGAAGCAGCCAATAACACCAACAATGCTTGTGAGAAAGAGGAGTcatctccttatatctcttcTGTTTTACCTGGATGGTTCTCTGAGATTAGCCCCCTTTGGCCTG GGGAAGCACACTCATTGAAGGTTGAGAAGATATTGTTTCAGGGGAAGTCTGATTACCAGAATGTCTTGGTTTTTCAG TCATCAACTTATGGAAAGGTGCTTGTTTTGGATGGTGTGATCCAACTTACAGAGAGGGATGAATGTGCTTATCAAGAGATGATCACTCATCTCCCTCTTTGTTCAATTCCCAACCCTAAAAAG GTGCTGGTTATTGGAGGAGGAGATGGTGGTGTCCTGCGTGAGGTATCCCGTCACTCTTCTGTCGAACAGATCGACATATGTGAGATTGACAAAATGGTAGTTGAG GTTGCTAAACAATTTTTCCCAGATGTAGCTGTAGGATATGAGGATCCACGTGTGAATCTCCGCATTGGTGACG gagttgcatttttgaaaaatgttccTGCCGGAACTTACGATGCTGTCATAGTGGATTCATCTGACCCTATCG GTCCAGCACAAGAGTTGTTTGAAAAGCCTTTCTTTGAATCTATAGCAAAGGCTCTTCGTCCTGGAGGGGTTGTATCTACGCAGGCTGAGAGCATATGGCTTCACATGCACATAATTGAAGAAATTGTTGCTAATTGCCGCCAGATCTTCAAAGGCTCTGTCAACTATGCATGGACTACTGTTCCTACTTATCCAAG TGGCATGATTGGTTTCATGCTCTGCTCTACTGAGGGACCTGCAGTTGATTTCAAGAACCCTATTAACCCCATCGACGATGAAACCCCTGCCAAGTCCATTGAACCTTTGAAGTTTTACAACTCTGAG ATTCACCAAGCATCATTCTGTTTGCCATCATTCGCCAAGAGGGTGATCGAAACCAAAGGAAAATGA